The genome window ATTCCATACCATTCATTCTGGGCATATTGATGTCTATGAAGATGACATCTGGGGAGAATGCGGGTTGTTCCAGTTTTTCGAGCGCCTGGATCCCGTCTTTGGCAAAAACGCATTTGGCATCAGGAAGTGCGTCTTCCAGCATAATAGAAAAAATTTCCTGATCTTCGATGTCATCGTCAATCAGGAATACAGTCAAATTTTCAAGCATTTTCAAAAATTTCGGGCAAGCGCAACTACGCAATGCAAGATAATAAAAATCCTAACCTCAACGCCAACGGTGGTTTAGCAATGCTCCCGAAAACGCTGAGTTTGTTTAGCCGGTACATTAAGAATCCTTGGCGAAAAGATCACGGCCTGTTCGTAGCAGAATACTTGCAAGCACTTTTACCCAGCCGAAATGCAAGCCAGATATGCCCTCTTTAAGGACGATGTAATGTCGTCGTAGCGCAGGGGTTTGGAAATGTAATCGTCCATGCCGGCGGCGAGGCATTCTTCGCGGTCTTCCTTCATGGCGTTGGCGGTCATGGCAATGATGTAAGGCTGCTCGATCTCCTGTTTGCGGATCAGGCGCGTGGCTTCCAGACCGTCGATTTCGGGCATTTGAACGTCCATGAAAACAACGTCGAACTTTCTGGTAAAGGTTTTGGCAACCACCTCAGCGCCGTCGCGGGTTACGATCGGGCTGTAACCCAGTTTTCCGAGTATTTTGACAAATAGTTTCTCATTAATCTGATTGTCCTCCGCAATCAGAATGTGCAGTGGATACTGAATAGCAAATGCCCCCGAGAGTGGCGATTGCACCGCAGGTAAA of Dyadobacter chenhuakuii contains these proteins:
- a CDS encoding response regulator, producing the protein MLENLTVFLIDDDIEDQEIFSIMLEDALPDAKCVFAKDGIQALEKLEQPAFSPDVIFIDINMPRMNGMEFLAEMKKRPSLIHIPAVMYSTSDEKAIVQQCKALGASGLIKKHANTDEVKEEIKRIVTTLF